One window of the Actinomycetota bacterium genome contains the following:
- a CDS encoding HupE/UreJ family protein gives TKAATLVFGLFHGFGLATKLQDFNMSPDGLIGNLLAFNVGVEIGQLLALGAILIVMGFWRKTSSFWRHAYTANVVVMTLGFILAGYQLVGFFVA, from the coding sequence ACCAAGGCCGCGACCCTGGTGTTCGGCCTGTTCCACGGCTTCGGCCTGGCGACCAAGCTGCAGGACTTCAACATGTCGCCCGACGGCCTGATCGGCAATCTGCTGGCGTTCAACGTCGGGGTCGAGATCGGTCAGCTTCTGGCGCTCGGCGCCATCCTGATCGTCATGGGCTTCTGGAGGAAGACCTCCAGCTTCTGGCGTCACGCCTACACCGCCAATGTGGTCGTCATGACCCTCGGCTTCATTCTGGCGGGCTATCAGCTCGTCGGCTTCTTCGTCGCCTGA